From one Streptomyces sp. CA-210063 genomic stretch:
- a CDS encoding alkaline phosphatase family protein, which produces MALSTWDHPEPLAVGSAPVPEYGTGSLADLLPTLAAGMEVPGTTASIPELTAADRNCVFLIDGLGWEQLRAHPDEAPFMTALLASSRGGTGRPLTAGYPATTATSLASVGTGLPPGAHGLPGYTVRNPETEELMNQLRWQPWTSPRVWQPYPTIFQLADEAGVHTAQVTSPAFQTTPLTQIALSGGTFHGRLSGDDRMDVAAEQLAAGDRALIYTYYSELDGAGHRFGVDSDAWRGQLMYVDRLVQRLAEQLPPRTALYVTADHGMIDIPFDEQHRIDFDEDWELRAGVALLGGEGRARHVYAVPGAERDVLTCWREVLGEQFWIASRDEAIAAGWFGPHVDDRVYARIGDVVAAARDDVLITASEREPKESAMVGNHGSMTPVEQLVPLLEVRS; this is translated from the coding sequence ATGGCGCTGTCCACCTGGGACCACCCGGAACCCCTCGCCGTCGGCTCCGCCCCCGTCCCCGAGTACGGCACCGGCTCGCTCGCCGACCTCCTGCCCACCCTCGCGGCGGGCATGGAAGTCCCCGGTACGACGGCCTCGATACCGGAGCTGACGGCGGCCGACCGGAACTGCGTGTTCCTGATCGACGGTCTCGGCTGGGAGCAGCTGAGAGCGCACCCGGACGAGGCGCCCTTCATGACCGCGCTGCTGGCGTCCTCGCGCGGTGGCACCGGCCGCCCCCTCACCGCGGGCTACCCCGCCACCACCGCCACCTCCCTCGCCTCCGTGGGTACCGGCCTGCCGCCGGGCGCGCACGGGCTGCCCGGCTACACGGTCCGCAACCCGGAGACCGAGGAGCTGATGAACCAGCTCCGCTGGCAGCCGTGGACGTCGCCGCGCGTGTGGCAGCCGTACCCCACGATCTTCCAGCTGGCCGACGAGGCGGGTGTGCACACCGCCCAGGTCACCTCCCCGGCCTTCCAGACCACCCCCCTCACCCAGATCGCGCTGAGCGGCGGCACCTTCCACGGCCGCCTCTCCGGCGACGACCGCATGGACGTGGCCGCTGAGCAACTGGCTGCCGGGGACCGCGCGTTGATCTACACGTACTACTCCGAGCTGGACGGCGCGGGGCACCGCTTCGGTGTCGACTCGGACGCCTGGCGCGGCCAGCTCATGTACGTCGACCGGCTGGTCCAGCGCCTGGCGGAGCAACTCCCGCCGCGCACGGCCCTGTACGTGACGGCCGACCACGGCATGATCGACATCCCGTTCGACGAGCAGCACCGCATCGACTTCGACGAGGACTGGGAACTGCGCGCCGGGGTCGCCCTTCTGGGCGGTGAGGGCCGCGCCCGCCACGTCTACGCGGTGCCGGGTGCCGAGAGGGACGTCCTGACCTGCTGGCGCGAGGTGCTCGGTGAGCAGTTCTGGATCGCCTCGCGCGACGAGGCGATCGCGGCGGGCTGGTTCGGACCGCATGTCGACGACCGCGTGTACGCCCGCATCGGTGACGTCGTCGCGGCCGCACGCGACGACGTCCTGATCACCGCCTCCGAGCGGGAACCCAAGGAGTCGGCGATGGTCGGCAACCACGGCTCGATGACGCCGGTGGAACAGCTCGTCCCGCTCCTCGAAGTACGCTCCTGA
- a CDS encoding DUF5998 family protein gives MAKTSTTTQGLRAAIERSGYYPALVAEAVEAAVGGEAIKSYLVHQETTFDANEVRRHVTVLVLTANRFIVSHTDEQAADSTSPTPYATTSTESVKIGRISSVVVSRVVANPESYTPGTPPREVVLTIGWGAVSRIDLEPAACGDPNCEADHGYTGSSTADDLSLRVSEAGDGPETVRQALTFAQSLSEATADPAR, from the coding sequence ATGGCCAAGACCAGTACGACGACCCAGGGGCTGCGTGCGGCGATCGAGCGCAGCGGCTACTACCCGGCCCTCGTGGCCGAGGCGGTGGAGGCCGCTGTCGGCGGCGAGGCCATCAAGTCGTACCTGGTGCATCAGGAGACGACGTTCGACGCGAACGAGGTGCGGCGGCACGTCACCGTGCTCGTCCTGACCGCCAACCGCTTCATCGTGAGCCACACCGACGAGCAGGCCGCGGACAGCACCTCGCCGACGCCGTACGCCACGACGTCGACGGAGTCGGTGAAGATCGGCCGGATCTCGTCGGTCGTGGTCAGCCGGGTCGTCGCCAACCCCGAGTCCTACACACCGGGCACCCCGCCCCGCGAGGTCGTCCTGACCATCGGCTGGGGCGCCGTCTCCCGCATCGACCTGGAGCCCGCCGCCTGCGGCGACCCCAACTGCGAGGCGGACCACGGGTACACGGGCAGCTCGACGGCGGACGACCTCAGCCTGCGCGTGAGCGAGGCCGGGGACGGCCCGGAGACCGTGCGCCAGGCCCTCACCTTCGCGCAGTCCCTCTCCGAGGCGACCGCGGACCCCGCCCGCTGA
- a CDS encoding bifunctional acetate--CoA ligase family protein/GNAT family N-acetyltransferase encodes MQTSSDRHEYPAHWEADVVLRDGGTARIRPITVDDAERLVSFYEQVSDESKYYRFFAPYPRLSAKDVHRFTHHDFVDRVGLAATVGGEFIATVRYDRIGADGMPASAPADEAEVAFLVQDAHQGRGVASALLEHIAAVARERDIRRFAAEVLPANSKMIKVFTDAGYQQKRSFEDGVVRLEFDLEPTDRSLAVQRAREQRAEARSVQRLLAPGSVAVIGAGRTPGGVGRSVLANLRDAGFTGQLYAVNKAVQDKELDGVAAYRSIGDIEGPVDLAVVAVPAAHVPEIVAECGEHGVQGLVVVSAGYAESGPEGRERQRELVRQARTYGMRIIGPNAFGIINTAPDVRLNASLAPEMPRSGRIGLFAQSGAIGIALLSRLHRRGGGVTGVTGVSTFVSSGNRADVSGNDVIQYWYEDADTDVVLMYLESIGNPRKFTRLARRTAAVKPLVVVQGARHGSAPQGHAVRATRLPHTTVSALLRQAGVIRVDTITELVDAGLLLARQPLPAGPRVAIVGNSESLGMLTYDACLAEGLRPSPPVDLTTGASAEDFRRALSGALADESCDAVVVTAIPALGETSPGDAALAEALRSAAAANPCKPVLVVHVELGGLAEALSAAASTAPQAGDKAPGAAGGAHPSPLSASLDRGDPHRPAERLPTVGTEGIGTAPQAGRADAAAPPSEAHLIPAYPAAERAVRALSEAVNYAQWRREAAEPGRVPEYEDIDEKGAAEQIDALLARGEGLTLGARETVALLARYGIRVREARPAPTPDEAAAAARAIGYPVALKTTAPHLRHRADLGGVRLELADEEQLRRAYAELTELFGGPAELRPVVQGMAPRGVDTIVRTVIDPAAGAVLSFGLAGPASQLLGDMAHRLIPATERDAASLVRSIRTAPLLFGWRGSAPVDTEALEELLLRVSRLVDDHPEVVAVSLEPVVVAPRGLSVLGATVRLARPPARDDLGPRTLPVY; translated from the coding sequence ATGCAGACCTCGTCGGACCGGCACGAGTACCCCGCCCACTGGGAGGCCGACGTGGTGCTGCGTGACGGCGGCACCGCACGCATCAGGCCCATCACCGTTGATGACGCCGAGCGTCTCGTCAGCTTCTACGAGCAGGTCTCGGACGAGTCGAAGTACTACCGCTTCTTCGCGCCGTACCCTCGCCTGTCCGCCAAGGACGTCCACCGCTTCACGCACCACGACTTCGTGGACCGGGTGGGGCTCGCCGCCACCGTCGGCGGCGAGTTCATCGCCACCGTACGCTACGACCGCATCGGCGCCGATGGAATGCCCGCGTCGGCCCCCGCCGACGAGGCCGAGGTCGCCTTCCTCGTCCAGGACGCCCACCAGGGCCGCGGTGTCGCCTCCGCCCTCCTCGAACACATCGCCGCCGTCGCCCGCGAGCGCGACATCAGACGCTTCGCCGCCGAGGTGCTGCCCGCAAACAGCAAGATGATCAAGGTGTTCACCGACGCCGGGTACCAGCAGAAGCGCAGCTTCGAGGACGGCGTCGTACGCCTGGAGTTCGACCTGGAGCCCACCGACCGCTCCCTCGCCGTACAGCGCGCACGGGAGCAGCGCGCCGAGGCCCGGTCCGTCCAGCGGCTCCTGGCCCCCGGCTCGGTCGCCGTCATCGGCGCCGGGCGCACGCCGGGCGGAGTGGGCCGCAGTGTGCTCGCCAACCTCCGGGACGCGGGGTTCACAGGGCAGTTGTACGCGGTGAACAAGGCCGTGCAGGACAAGGAGCTCGACGGGGTCGCGGCCTACCGGTCCATCGGGGACATCGAGGGCCCCGTCGACCTCGCGGTCGTCGCCGTACCGGCCGCCCACGTCCCCGAGATCGTCGCCGAGTGCGGTGAACACGGCGTGCAGGGGCTCGTGGTCGTCTCCGCCGGATACGCCGAGAGCGGCCCCGAAGGACGCGAGCGCCAGCGCGAACTGGTGCGCCAGGCGCGCACGTACGGCATGCGCATCATCGGGCCGAACGCCTTCGGGATCATCAACACCGCCCCCGACGTACGGCTCAACGCCTCGCTCGCCCCCGAGATGCCGCGCTCCGGGCGCATCGGCCTCTTCGCCCAGTCCGGCGCCATCGGGATCGCCCTGCTGTCCCGGCTGCACCGGCGCGGGGGAGGCGTCACCGGGGTCACCGGCGTCTCGACCTTCGTGTCGTCCGGCAACCGCGCGGACGTGTCCGGGAACGACGTCATCCAGTACTGGTACGAGGACGCGGACACCGATGTCGTCCTGATGTACCTGGAGTCCATCGGCAACCCGCGCAAGTTCACCCGCCTCGCCCGGCGCACGGCGGCGGTCAAGCCGCTCGTGGTGGTGCAGGGGGCGCGCCACGGTTCCGCTCCGCAGGGCCATGCCGTACGCGCCACGCGGTTGCCCCACACCACCGTGTCCGCGCTGCTGCGGCAGGCCGGGGTGATCCGGGTCGACACGATCACGGAACTGGTGGACGCGGGGCTGCTCCTGGCCCGGCAGCCGCTGCCGGCGGGGCCGCGGGTGGCGATCGTGGGGAACTCGGAGTCGTTGGGGATGCTCACCTATGACGCGTGCCTCGCGGAGGGGCTCCGCCCGTCGCCCCCCGTGGATCTGACGACCGGGGCTTCAGCGGAGGACTTCCGGCGGGCCCTGTCGGGGGCGCTGGCGGACGAGTCGTGCGATGCGGTCGTGGTGACGGCGATACCGGCGTTGGGGGAGACATCGCCCGGTGACGCGGCTCTGGCCGAGGCGCTGCGGTCCGCGGCAGCCGCGAATCCGTGCAAGCCGGTGCTTGTCGTGCACGTCGAGCTGGGCGGGCTCGCCGAGGCGTTGTCGGCCGCGGCCAGTACCGCGCCTCAGGCCGGAGACAAGGCGCCCGGCGCTGCGGGCGGTGCCCACCCTTCCCCACTCTCGGCTTCGCTCGACCGGGGGGACCCCCATCGTCCTGCGGAACGACTGCCCACCGTGGGAACGGAGGGGATCGGGACGGCTCCGCAGGCAGGGCGGGCCGACGCGGCGGCGCCCCCCTCCGAAGCGCACCTCATCCCCGCCTACCCCGCCGCCGAGCGTGCCGTCCGCGCTCTCTCCGAAGCCGTGAACTACGCGCAGTGGCGGCGGGAGGCGGCCGAGCCGGGGCGGGTGCCCGAGTACGAGGACATCGATGAGAAGGGGGCGGCCGAGCAGATCGACGCGTTGCTGGCCAGGGGCGAGGGGCTGACGCTCGGGGCGCGGGAGACGGTCGCGCTGCTCGCGCGGTACGGCATCCGCGTGCGGGAGGCCCGGCCCGCGCCCACGCCCGACGAGGCCGCGGCGGCCGCCCGGGCCATCGGCTACCCGGTGGCGCTCAAGACGACCGCCCCGCACCTGCGGCACCGGGCCGACCTGGGCGGCGTACGGCTCGAGCTGGCGGACGAGGAGCAACTGCGACGGGCGTACGCGGAGTTGACGGAGTTGTTCGGTGGGCCGGCGGAGCTGCGCCCGGTCGTGCAGGGCATGGCCCCGCGCGGAGTCGACACGATCGTGCGAACGGTGATCGACCCGGCGGCCGGAGCGGTGCTCTCCTTCGGGCTCGCCGGGCCCGCGTCGCAGCTGCTCGGCGACATGGCGCACCGCCTGATTCCGGCCACCGAGCGGGACGCGGCCTCGCTGGTCCGGTCGATCCGGACGGCTCCGCTCCTCTTCGGCTGGCGCGGCTCCGCCCCCGTGGACACGGAGGCGCTGGAGGAGCTGCTGCTGCGGGTCTCCCGCCTGGTCGACGACCACCCCGAGGTGGTGGCGGTCTCCCTGGAGCCCGTCGTCGTCGCCCCGCGCGGGCTGAGCGTGCTCGGCGCCACCGTACGGCTCGCGCGCCCGCCCGCCCGCGACGACCTCGGCCCGCGGACGCTTCCGGTGTACTGA
- a CDS encoding HPr family phosphocarrier protein, which produces MAERRVNVGWAEGLHARPASIFVRATTASGIPVTIAKADGNPVNAASMLAVLGLGAQGGEEIVLASEAEGADIALDRLAKLVAEGLEELPETV; this is translated from the coding sequence ATGGCTGAGCGCCGCGTCAACGTCGGCTGGGCCGAGGGCCTCCACGCCCGCCCCGCATCCATCTTCGTCCGGGCCACCACGGCCTCCGGTATCCCCGTGACGATCGCCAAGGCCGACGGGAACCCCGTCAACGCGGCCTCCATGCTGGCGGTCCTGGGCCTGGGCGCCCAGGGCGGCGAGGAGATCGTGCTCGCCTCCGAGGCCGAGGGCGCGGACATCGCGCTCGACCGCCTGGCGAAGCTCGTGGCCGAGGGGCTCGAGGAGCTCCCCGAGACGGTCTGA
- a CDS encoding GntR family transcriptional regulator, producing the protein MRIPAHSVCTAIRDDIVAGVYERGSRLTEELLARRYGVSRVPVREALRTLEAEGFVVTRRHAGACVAEPTEQEAADLLEMRMLLEPLGAARAAQRRTEAHLKVLRGLVRLGQERARRGNSEDLRSLGGWFHETLAQASGSPALTSTLAQLRHKIAWMYAVEAPANPVESWAEHGGIVDAVARGDGERARTITSLHTERATAAHRLRFPAGPGGAERPERVRTSQHPVNMPSLRH; encoded by the coding sequence ATGCGTATTCCGGCGCACTCGGTATGCACGGCGATCCGTGATGACATCGTCGCGGGTGTCTACGAGCGCGGCAGCCGCCTCACCGAGGAACTGCTCGCCCGCCGGTACGGCGTCAGCCGCGTCCCCGTGCGCGAGGCGCTGCGCACGCTGGAGGCCGAGGGCTTCGTCGTGACCCGTCGGCACGCGGGCGCGTGTGTCGCCGAGCCGACCGAGCAGGAGGCCGCCGACCTGCTGGAGATGCGCATGCTGCTGGAGCCGCTGGGCGCCGCCCGCGCCGCGCAGCGCCGCACGGAGGCGCACCTCAAGGTGCTGCGCGGCCTGGTCAGACTGGGCCAGGAGCGCGCCAGGCGGGGCAACAGCGAGGATCTGCGCTCCCTGGGCGGCTGGTTCCACGAGACGCTCGCACAGGCGTCCGGCAGTCCCGCGCTGACCTCGACACTCGCCCAACTGCGGCACAAGATCGCCTGGATGTACGCGGTCGAGGCGCCGGCCAACCCCGTGGAGTCCTGGGCGGAGCACGGCGGCATCGTGGACGCCGTCGCGCGCGGCGACGGCGAGCGGGCCCGGACCATCACGTCCCTGCACACCGAGCGCGCCACCGCCGCACACCGGCTCCGATTTCCCGCCGGGCCCGGCGGGGCGGAGCGCCCGGAGCGTGTGAGGACTTCGCAACACCCCGTAAACATGCCGAGCCTCCGGCATTAA
- a CDS encoding M23 family metallopeptidase — MAFTRAPGKHRRPGRVKRTTTRNVGVAALTTTGVIGTLAAPALAAEEPAVEQTGLNQIIVLGDTVADQVDAQAAAQQQAAEVAAVKKKAQEEARKAAAEKAEQERAAAEEREEVEARAARAAERERLNAYVSPISGSYISTGYKAGGAVWSSGSHTGVDFHAASGTAVHAVGSGIVLEAGWGGAYGNNIVIKMNDGTYTQYGHLSSIGVSVGQTVTPGQQIGLSGATGNVTGAHLHFEARTTAEYGSDIDPVAYLRSHGVNV; from the coding sequence ATGGCGTTCACCCGCGCCCCCGGGAAGCACCGCCGCCCCGGCCGTGTGAAGCGCACGACCACGAGGAACGTGGGCGTCGCCGCACTCACCACCACCGGTGTCATCGGCACCCTGGCCGCTCCCGCGCTCGCCGCGGAGGAGCCCGCCGTCGAGCAGACCGGCCTGAACCAGATCATCGTCCTCGGCGACACGGTCGCCGACCAGGTGGACGCCCAGGCCGCCGCGCAGCAGCAGGCCGCCGAGGTGGCTGCCGTCAAGAAGAAGGCGCAGGAGGAGGCCAGGAAGGCCGCCGCCGAGAAGGCCGAGCAGGAACGGGCCGCCGCCGAGGAGCGCGAGGAGGTCGAGGCGCGTGCCGCCCGCGCCGCTGAGCGTGAGCGCCTCAACGCCTATGTCTCCCCGATCAGCGGCTCGTACATCTCCACCGGCTACAAGGCCGGCGGCGCCGTCTGGTCCTCCGGCAGCCACACCGGCGTCGACTTCCACGCCGCGTCCGGTACCGCCGTCCACGCGGTCGGCTCCGGCATCGTCCTCGAGGCGGGCTGGGGCGGCGCGTACGGCAACAACATCGTGATCAAGATGAACGACGGCACGTACACCCAGTACGGCCACCTGTCGTCCATCGGCGTCTCCGTCGGCCAGACGGTCACCCCCGGCCAGCAGATAGGCCTCTCCGGGGCGACCGGCAACGTCACCGGCGCGCACCTGCACTTCGAGGCACGCACGACGGCCGAGTACGGCTCGGACATCGACCCCGTCGCGTATCTGCGCTCGCACGGCGTGAACGTCTGA
- a CDS encoding M16 family metallopeptidase → MTELATMDFHPQPQAGEARPWAFPAPERGTLDNGLTVLRCHRPGQQVVAVEVLLDAPLEAEPVGLDGVATIMTRAFSEGTDKHTAEEFAAELERCGATLDSHADHPGVRLSLEVPVSRLAKALGLLADALRAPAFEDSEIERLVANRLDEIPHETANPGRRAAKELSRQLFPADSRMSRPRQGTEETVEGIDSAAVRAFYERHVRPSTATAVVVGDLTGVDLDAVLGDTLGAWTGSPAKPRPVPSVTADDTGRVIIVDRPGSVQTQLLIGRVGADRHDRVWPAQVLGTYCLGGTLTSRLDRVLREEKGYTYGVRAFGQVLRSAPDGSGAAMLAISGSVDTPNTGPALEDLWTVLRTLAAEGLTDAERDVAVQNLVGVAPLKFETAAAVASTLADQVEQYLPDDYQSTLYRQLAATGTVEATAAAVSAFPVDRLVTVLVGDAEQIEEPVRALGIGEVTVVPAE, encoded by the coding sequence GTGACCGAGCTCGCGACCATGGACTTCCACCCGCAGCCCCAGGCCGGCGAGGCCAGGCCCTGGGCGTTCCCCGCGCCCGAGCGCGGCACCCTGGACAACGGCCTGACCGTGCTGCGCTGCCACCGCCCCGGCCAGCAGGTCGTCGCCGTCGAAGTCCTCCTCGACGCGCCCCTGGAGGCCGAGCCCGTCGGCCTGGACGGCGTCGCCACCATCATGACCAGGGCCTTCTCCGAGGGCACCGACAAGCACACCGCCGAGGAGTTCGCCGCCGAGCTGGAGCGCTGCGGCGCCACCCTCGACTCGCACGCCGACCACCCCGGCGTACGGCTGTCCCTCGAGGTGCCCGTGTCACGGCTGGCGAAGGCGCTCGGTCTGCTCGCCGACGCGCTGCGGGCACCCGCGTTCGAGGACAGCGAGATCGAGCGGCTGGTGGCCAACCGGCTCGACGAGATCCCGCATGAGACCGCCAACCCGGGCCGCCGGGCCGCGAAGGAGCTCTCCAGGCAGTTGTTCCCGGCCGACTCGCGGATGTCCCGCCCCCGCCAGGGCACCGAGGAGACCGTCGAGGGCATCGACTCCGCGGCCGTACGCGCCTTCTACGAGAGGCACGTACGCCCCTCCACGGCCACCGCCGTGGTCGTCGGCGACCTCACCGGCGTCGACCTCGACGCGGTGCTGGGCGACACCCTGGGCGCCTGGACAGGCTCCCCGGCCAAGCCGCGCCCCGTGCCGTCGGTCACCGCCGACGACACCGGACGGGTGATCATCGTGGACCGCCCCGGCTCCGTCCAGACCCAGCTGCTCATCGGCCGGGTGGGCGCCGACCGGCACGACCGCGTGTGGCCGGCCCAGGTGCTCGGCACCTACTGCCTCGGCGGCACCCTCACCTCCCGCCTGGACCGTGTCCTGCGCGAGGAGAAGGGCTACACCTACGGCGTGCGCGCGTTCGGCCAGGTGCTGCGCTCCGCGCCCGACGGCTCGGGCGCCGCGATGCTGGCCATCAGCGGCTCCGTCGACACCCCGAACACCGGCCCGGCGCTCGAGGACCTGTGGACGGTGCTGCGCACCCTCGCCGCCGAGGGCCTGACCGACGCCGAGCGGGACGTCGCCGTGCAGAACCTCGTCGGGGTCGCCCCCCTCAAGTTCGAGACGGCCGCGGCCGTGGCGAGCACGCTGGCCGACCAGGTCGAGCAGTACCTGCCGGACGACTACCAGTCGACGCTGTACCGCCAACTCGCCGCCACCGGCACGGTGGAGGCCACCGCGGCCGCCGTGAGCGCCTTCCCGGTGGACCGACTGGTGACCGTCCTCGTCGGCGACGCCGAGCAGATCGAGGAGCCGGTCAGGGCCCTCGGCATCGGCGAAGTCACCGTCGTACCGGCCGAGTAG
- a CDS encoding M16 family metallopeptidase: protein MPMGHTATAEAGSEGLTVKEHRLDNGLRVVLSEDHLTPVAAVCLWYDVGSRHEVEGRTGLAHLFEHLMFQGSKQVPGNGHFELVQGAGGSLNGTTSWERTNYFETMPTHQLELALWLEADRMGSLLVALDQKNLDNQRDVVKNERRQRYDNVPYGTVFEKIFRLAYPEGHPYRHTPIGSMEDLSAASLEDARQFFRTYYAPNNAVLSVVGDIDPEQTLAWIEKYFGSIPAYDGKPEPRDGTLPDIIGEQLREVVEEKVPARALMAAYRLPEDGTRACDAADLALTILGGGESSRLYNRLVRRDRTAVTAGFGLLRLAGAPSVAWLDVKTSGDVEVPVIEAAVDEELARFAAEGPTAEEMERAQAQLEREWLDRLGTVAGRADELCRFAVLFGDPKLALTAVDRVLEVTADEVQEIAKARLRPDNRAVLVYEPVDGEEGDEEEAAVAEATATTDENEESAK from the coding sequence ATGCCCATGGGTCACACGGCCACAGCCGAGGCAGGCTCCGAAGGCCTGACAGTGAAGGAGCACCGCCTGGACAACGGCCTGCGCGTGGTGCTCTCCGAGGACCACCTGACCCCGGTCGCCGCGGTGTGCCTCTGGTACGACGTCGGCTCGCGCCACGAGGTCGAGGGCCGCACCGGCCTCGCCCACCTCTTCGAGCACCTGATGTTCCAGGGTTCGAAGCAGGTCCCGGGCAACGGTCACTTCGAGCTGGTCCAGGGCGCCGGCGGTTCGCTGAACGGCACGACGAGCTGGGAGCGCACCAACTACTTCGAGACCATGCCCACCCACCAGCTGGAGCTCGCGCTGTGGCTGGAGGCGGACCGCATGGGCAGCCTGCTGGTCGCGCTCGACCAGAAGAACCTGGACAACCAGCGGGACGTCGTCAAGAACGAGCGCCGGCAGCGGTACGACAACGTGCCGTACGGCACCGTCTTCGAGAAGATCTTCCGCCTGGCCTACCCGGAGGGCCACCCCTACCGTCACACCCCCATCGGCTCGATGGAGGACCTGTCGGCGGCCAGCCTGGAGGACGCTCGCCAGTTCTTCCGCACCTACTACGCGCCCAACAACGCCGTCCTCTCGGTCGTCGGCGACATCGACCCGGAGCAGACGCTCGCGTGGATCGAGAAGTACTTCGGCTCCATCCCGGCGTACGACGGCAAGCCCGAGCCCCGTGACGGCACACTCCCCGACATCATCGGCGAGCAGCTGCGCGAGGTCGTCGAGGAGAAGGTGCCCGCGCGCGCGTTGATGGCCGCCTACCGGCTGCCCGAGGACGGCACGCGCGCGTGCGACGCGGCCGACCTGGCGCTCACGATCCTCGGCGGCGGCGAGTCCTCCCGCCTGTACAACCGGCTCGTACGCCGTGACCGCACGGCCGTGACGGCCGGGTTCGGCCTGTTGCGGCTGGCCGGCGCGCCCTCCGTGGCGTGGCTGGACGTGAAGACCTCGGGCGATGTCGAGGTGCCCGTCATCGAGGCCGCCGTCGACGAGGAGCTGGCCCGGTTCGCCGCGGAGGGTCCCACGGCGGAGGAGATGGAGCGTGCCCAGGCCCAGCTGGAGCGCGAGTGGCTGGACCGGCTCGGCACGGTCGCGGGCCGCGCCGACGAACTGTGCCGGTTCGCGGTCCTGTTCGGCGACCCGAAGCTCGCCCTCACCGCCGTCGACCGCGTCCTCGAAGTGACGGCCGACGAGGTCCAGGAGATCGCCAAGGCCCGCCTGCGGCCCGACAACCGCGCGGTACTCGTCTACGAGCCCGTCGACGGCGAAGAGGGCGACGAAGAGGAAGCCGCCGTGGCGGAGGCCACCGCCACCACCGACGAGAACGAGGAGTCGGCGAAGTGA